In Bordetella genomosp. 11, the sequence GGCAAGGCGCTGGGTTATCTGCAGTCCGCGCAATTCAGCGGGCAGGTCATCGGCCCGCTCATGGGCGGGCAGGTCGGCGCGCATATCGGCTTGGGATCGGTCTTCTACGTCACCGCGGCGCTGCTGCTGCTATGTGCCGCGCTGAATCAATGGGCCAAGACCCATGCGGCCGCCATGGCGGCCGGCCCGCGCCGCGCGGGCATCACGATGTCATGATGCCCTGACGTCAAGCACGTGAAAGGTGGCCGCGCGTATCATCGAATCTCCTTCGGCAACCGGAAGTTCGCCATGGCACAAGACAAGTGGTCTTCCAGGCAGTACCTGATATTCGAGAACGAGCGCACCCGTCCGGTGCGCGACCTGCTGGCCGCCGTGCCCGTCGCCGAGGCCCGCGAGGTCATCGACCTGGGCTGCGGACCGGGCAATTCCACAGAGGTACTGGCGCAGCGCTTTCCGACGGCCAACGTGTCCGGCCTGGATAGCTCGTCGGACATGATCGCCGCCGCGCGCAAGCGCATGCCGCAGGTGAACTTCGAGGTGGCGGATATCCATACGTGGAAGGCGCCTACCGCCTACGATGTGATTCTGTCGAACGCGGTGTTCCAGTGGGTACCCGGTCACGAAACCGTGTTTCCCGCCCTCGTGGCCAAGCTGGCGCAGGGTGGCAGCCTGGCGATCCAGATGCCCGATACGATGGAAGAGCCGCCGCATCGCATGATGCGCGAGCTGGCCGCGGACGGCCCCTGGTCGGGCAAGCTGAAGGACGTCAGCCAGGCGCGCACCGCATTGCATCCGGCGCAATGGTATTACGAGCTGCTCCAGCCGCATTGCAGCCGGGTGGATATCTGGCGCACCACCTACTATCACGTGCTGCAGGACGGGCCCTCCGCCATCGTGGAGTGGTTCAAGGGCAGCGCGTTGCGGCCGTTCCTGGATCCGCTGGACGAAGCGGAAAAGCAAGCCTACCTGGCCCGCTATACCGAGATGATCGAGAAGACCCACCGGCCCGTGGCGGACGGTTCCGTGCTGCTGCCGTTCCCGCGCCTTTTCATGGTGGCGACGCGCTGAAGCGTCCGTTACCCGCGGGCCGTCGCGTCGGCCCGGTGAAGGCCGCGGCGTGGCGGCGGTCCCGCTGGAATGCCGGCGGTACGTGCGGCCACTGAAACGGCCGCACGCTCGCCGGGCGGTTACCATGCGCCGCAGTATTGGCCGGCCCGCTCCTTGATGGACGGCGCCAGCCGTTCGAACGCGATCAGATAGATCGCGCCTTCCGACGATGCCGTGGACCCATGCACCGTGCCGGCGGGCAGGTCGATGACATCGCCCTTCCTGCACACATAATCGACGCCGTCGGCGTAGACGGTCAACGTGCCGTCGACGATGATCAGCGTTTCATCCGTCGGATGGCTGTGCGTGCGGTGCTCTTTGCCGGGTGCGTCGCGCTGGACTTCGATGCAGCCCTGCCGCGGCAGCAGCGCCCGCAGCCCGGTGGCCAGATCGATGTCGCCAAGCAGTCCCTTGATGACTTCCATGGTGTCCTCGCTTTCAGATTTCGGTTTCGGATGCCAGGTCGGCGGCGCGCATGGCGTGGAAGGGGCAGCCGGAGACCGGCCGGTTGTCGTCCCCCAGGAAGTACTGCTTGTACTCGCGGTTGGAGGGATCGCCGTAGGCGCCAAGGTCGGCCGACGGCGGGATCATGTCGTAGGTCGCCAGGCGGTCGCGCACTTTCGATACGCTGGCATCGCGCGCGCGCTTGCTGCCCAGGATATTGTCGAAGACCCAGCGCGGCTGGAAGGTAATCATGAACGAACTGGCCCGGCGGCTTTGCCGCTGCACGTGCGCCGGCGTATTGCATACGACGAAGATCGGTTCGCCGGCGAAGCAGAATTCCCAGTGCGGCGAATCCAGTTCCGCGGGGATTTCGGCCGGCCATTCGGTATCGTCCAGGGCCGCGAGTTGGCCGAGCAGGGCCCAGAACTTGGCGCGATAGGCCTCCAGCGGCAGCAGCGGACGCGGCCGGAAGAATACGATGAGCGAGGTGTTGGGGCCGTAGGTGCGCGATTCGGCGACGTAGGCGCGCAGGTTGCGCGCCAGCCCTTCGATGTCGTCCTCGTCGAGGAAAAGATAGCGCAGCTGGTCGGCGCGATATCCCGCCACGCCGAAGATGCAGGGAAAGGCCCGCGTATCGCTGTTGAGGGTGCTGGCCAGTTCCTGGAAAAGGATGGCCTGCCAGGTACCGCCGGCGTGGCGTTGTTGGACTTGAATACGGCTGAGATAGTCTTTCACGGCTTTGTCTACCCATTCAGGTGGAGGGAACTGAATCGACTTGCCATGACGCGCGCGCGGCGTGATGCCGCACCGGCGCGATGAGGGGGTTAAGCTTGATGCGCCATGCGCATCGCAGCCGCGCCGATACAGCCCAGGGCCGAGACGGCCGCCATGAATAGAACGAATCCGGTATAGCCCTGGGCGGTGTAGGACAAGTGGCCGGGACTACCCGTGGCCGAGGCGGCCAGCAGTGATCCGACCAGCGGCTGCACCAGCGCGGCCGTGATCCCGGCCAGCGTGGTGTTGAAGGAGGCTCCGATGCCGATCATTTCGGTGGAGTACAGCTTTCGTACCGCTTTCAACACCAGCGGGACGGTGCCGCCGGCCACAAAGCCCAGGACGCTGAAGCAAGCGATGGCGTAGAGGTAACCCAGCGATGCCAGCAATGCCGGAAGCAAGGTAAGCAGGATCGCGGCGCGCACCAGGCAATTCCACAGCAGCGCGCGCCGCACGTTGCGGACGCGATCGGACAAATGGCCGAGCAGGATGGAGCCGGCCACGTTGCTTACCAGGAAAGCCAGGATGCAGGTGCTTGCCTGGTCCTTGCTGATCGACAGCGTATCGCGGACCATGGGTAAGCCCCATACGCCAGATAGTGTAGTGACTGAAGCGAAGTGCGACGCGAAGACGATCGCGCATCCCCAGCTGCCGGCATTGCGCAGGCGCGTGCGGAACAGGCGCAAAGTCTGCCCCAGCCGGGGCAGCAGTTCCTTCGCCGCCAGCGGGGCCTGGTCCGTTCGGGGGAACACGATGGCCGACGCCGCAAGGTTGACGGCGATGACGCAGGCGACGATGGTGAAGCATTCGCGCCATCCCACCGCGGACACGGCGTAGGCCAAAGGGGTGGTGGCGATGGCGCCGCCCAGATAGCCGGATACCTGCGATAGCCCCGACATCAGGCCGAAGCGGCTTTGCTTGAACTTCAAGGCCACCAGCTTGAGCATGGCGGTGAAAACCAGCGCGTCGCCGCAGGCGACGACCAGGCGCGCGGCGAAGGCGGCGGGAACGCTGTGCGCCAGGGCAAAACACGCCGTGCCGGTCAGGGAGACCAGCAGGCTGCCGAGCAGGACGCGCCGCACGCCCAGCGTATCGACCAGGATGCCCGCCGGGATCTGCATGGCCAGATAGCCGTAGAAATAACCCGAGGCCAGCATGCCCAGGCCGGCGGCGTCGATGGAGAACGACGCGGACAGCTCGTTCAGCATGGATTGCGGCGCAAGCCGCTGCATGAACGCGATCGAATATGCCAGGGCGATCAGGATCCAGGACGCGTAGACGCGCGCGGTCGGCCGGTCGCGGTCCAACGGCAGCGACGGGGTGGAAAGCGATGCGGCCTTGCTCATGACAATGTCGGTCGGCGAACGATACCCAGTGAGAACAGCGCGTCGGAAGAGTTGGGGGCCAGCGTCGCGATGCGCTTGCCGACGTGTACCGCCACGCCGCGATAGGACGGCTTGCGGTGCTTGATATGTCCGTAGACGTCGCGCATGACCAGCGCGGGCAATTCCAGGACGCGGTCGGGATACAGGCGCTTGGCGGCCAGCACCGCGAGGGCCAGCAGGCCGGCCCGTCCGCCGTTTTCCTTGGGCGGGTCGGCCTGCAGGTCCGGCACGACCTCGGCGCAGCGACGCGCGTTGGCCAATGCCACGATGGCATTGCGGGTCCGCCAGCAATACAGCAGCCGCGATTGGTGCGGCCGCTGGCGGAAGGCCTCAGCGAAGATCAGATCCGTGACATCGCTGTACAACCCCAGGCCGTGGTAGGGTGGCGCCAGTTCGGTACCGGATCGGTACAGACAGAGGTCGCCGTTCATATCGAAGTACTGGTAGATCGAAAACCCAACGAGCTCCTTATCGGCATGAACGAGTACCAGGCCGTAACCGCTACGGAAAGGACTATGGGTCGGCGTCCAGTGCGGTTCGGTGACATCCCAATTCATACCGATAAGGCGATTGAAGGCTTCCATGGTGGAGGCGCGATCTTCCGCCGGAAAATCCTCGGCCCTAGGGAACGACCTGAGGGAGACGGTCTTTCCGTTCGAGAGAAGCTTTATCGGCATCGCGCAGCCCTGCCTTCTATATCGTTCTAGTGAAATACTTTTGGAACCGTTCGTCCCGCCGCGCGTTTCGCGCTTAGGTACCGCATTCGCCGGTTCTTCCCCCATGGCAGCGGAATTCTCAGCCATCCGCACTAAAAGGTTCGCCGGTTTACGGTCAATTTTCGATAGAATTGGGCCAATGCCTAAGCCCGTCCCCAATCGCATCGCCGAGTCATGCAAGCGCCCGTCATCGCAGTAATCGCCTTCGACCGGATCAGCGCCTTTCACCTATCGGTGCCCTGCGCGGTATTCGGGACGTATGGCGGTGTGCCGGGCGCGCCCAGGTTTTCCCTGAAAGTGTGCTCGGCCGAAGGGGCATCCCTGGCTACCACCACGTCCGGCTTTTCGGTCCTGACCACGCCGTCCCTGGATATCACCCGTACGGCGGACGTGGTCGTGGTGCCCAGCTGGCGCGACCCGCGCGAGACGCCCCCCGCCGCGCTGGTCGATGCGGTCGCCGCCGCCAGCGCCCGGGGCGCGCGGATAGTGGGACTGTGCCTGGGGGCCTATGTGCTGGCGGCCGCCGGCATCCTGGACGGCCGCCGCGCCACCACGCATTTCGCCTGGGCCGATCATTTCGCCAGCCAGTACCCTCGCATCAAGGTCGAGCCTTCGGTGCTGTATGTCGATGACGGTACCGTCACGACATCCGCCGGCACGGCGGCAGGCATCGATTGCTGCCTGCACATCGTGCGCTCGCTCTACGGCGCGAAGGTGGCGGATTTCGCCGCCCGGCGCCTGGTGGTGCCGCCGCACCGCCATGGCGCGCAGGCGCAGTTGCCGCCCCAGCCGTTTTCCACCGAAGGCGCGGGCTTTCGCCTGGCCGAGCTGCTGGACTGGCTGCGTGGAACCATCGTCGAAAAACACACGGCCGACACCCTGGCGGAACGCCTGGCCATGAGCCGCCGCACCTTCAATCGCCGCTTTCTGTCCCTGACGGGCTGCAGCCTGAGCGAATGGCTGCTCGCCGAACGGCTGCGGCTGGCGCAAAAGCTGCTGGAAACCACCGACCTTCCGCTGGAAGTCATCGCCACGCGCGCGGGCCTGGGCAGCGGATCGTCGCTGCGCCAGCACTTTTCCCGCAATTTCCAGATAGCGCCGTCGGCATACCGTCGCCAGTTCAAGCGGCAGGCGTGATGCCGTTCAGGGGATCTCCTGCCGCAGCCGCTTGAACCAGCGCGGCTGTTTGGCTTCCTGGATGGTTTCCTCCAGTTTCAGGCCGTGCATGTTCAGGAAGTCACGCGCCGTGGCCACTTGGATCAGCCGCTGGATGGTGTCGTTGACCGCCCGGCAAACCTGCGGCAGCGTGTATTGCATCACCGCCCGCAATTCGTCGAGGTCTTCATCGACGGCGCCGGATGGCGGGGCGTCGATCGTTTTGCGTTGCAGCGCGGCCGTGGCCAGGCGCTTGTCGATCGTGCGCAGGTGTTCATGGACCAGGCGTTCGAACCGCGTCCAGAACATTCGCGGCCCCACCCTGAAGACATCCATGCCCGACTGGCGCGGCGCGGCGAACAACTGCCCGTCGGTTTTCATCAGGCGATCGAGCGCGCCATAGAAACGTCCGCGATCGTTGACGATGTGCTCGCGCCACTGGCCCGCTCGCTCGGTAAGCCGGGGCGCGACACGGCGGATAACCGATTGCAATGGTGCCCATACGGCCAGGAACTCCAGGTAGCCCTTGTTCCTGGCCTCCGCGATCCGCGCCCTGGCAGCCCGGGCGTCGGCGTCGGTCACCAGGGACAGGTTTACGAATTGCATCCCGAACTGCATGTCCGGCAGGTGCACCGACCCTTGCAGGCGCGTATGCAGATGCAGCCACTGCTCGACTTCTTCGAACTCCATGTGGCGTTCCCGCGCGCGTCTTTGCAGTTCCGGCCTGAGGTCGGCGAAAAACTGCGTCAGGGTGTGCACATTCAGCATGTCTTCGGCGTGGTGCATCAGTTCGGCCGGTTTTCGGTCATAGGCGCCAGCCGCCACGTCCGCATTCAGGGACGCGATGTGCAGGTTGTTCAGCGTGTACAGGATCTGATCGTTGCAGGAAGCGGCGCCTTCGCGGGCGATGCTCAGGCATTCGTCGCGGAATTGGTCGTTACCGGGCTGGCACATCTTCGCGAGCAGCGCCGCGAAGCGTTGGTGGAACACCGGATCCGGTCGCCGGCTCCAGGCAGCGTGCAGGCGGTCGATCAAGGCGCTTAACGCGGCCGCGCCATTCGGGTCTGCCCCCTGGGCCCGCCGCCATGCGTCGCCGGCACGGGCCGGCGCCTGCGGGATGTCGCCCGACAAGGACGGGGCAAACCACTTGGCGGCTGCTTTTTCAAGCGCGTCCTTGGGATACAGCCGCGCCATGACATCGTTGGACCAGCCCGCGCGCTCCATTTCCTCTACCGGGACCATGCCGACCAGGGTTTCCGGGAATTCGGTAACGAAGCGGTTGGCCGCCCGGAAGGACTCGACATAGTCCGCGTCGACTTCTTCCAGTTCCACGGCCGGCGGTAGTCCGGCACGCAGGCCCGCGTTGTCGCAGACCGTCCGGTCCAGGGTGAGATGGCGCAGTCCCGGGCTGTAGTCGTCGGGCGGGACGGCGATGGGATTGCCCGCCAGGTCCAGCCGGTCCAGGGTGGGCGGCAGACGGTTGCCGGGCGGAAACGCCGTCAGCGCGTTGTCGGCCAATATCAGCCAGGTCAGCCCGGGCAGCTCCCGCAGCGGCGGGCATTCGCGCAGGTCCAGGGAATTCAGCTGCAGCGGCTGCTCCGGCTTGTTCGCGTCGTTCCAAAGGTTGACCAGCTCCCACACCGTGGCGCGCTTTTCGCCCGCCTCGGTGGGGGCGCGCAGGTAGGCTTCCATGCTGTATTGCCAGGACGGGATCTCGTCGCCCAACTGTTCGCGGAAGGTCAGGGCGGAATACTCCACGCACCCCAGGCTGGGCGCCAGGCAGGGGCGCCCGGTGTGGTCGGCGAAGAATGTCGCCAGATCGGCGAACAGGTCTACGGCCTGATAGCGCTGCGACAGCTCGTCGGGGAGCAGGTCGTCGAATGGATAGGAAGACGAATCGGTGAAGGGTGCATCCGTGGGCACGGACGGCCATTGCACGCCGAAATGGATGATCCGTTCGTCATCTTCGGACCCGTCGTCGAGCAAGAGCGCGGCGTCCCGATGGCTGTCCAGGTTGACGAAGGCGATCAGCGGCCGTTCGTGGACAGGGATGTCGCAGGAGGAAAGGGCGCGCAGCAGGGAGGCGCCGATGTCCGTGCCGTCGATGATGCGCAGCGCGGCTTCCAATTGCGCGCTGTGGCGGGCGTCGGGCTCGTCGTCCCCCTGGACGGTGAGCAGGCCCCAAAGGTTGTGCAAGCCTGGCTCGTCGCGGCGCGGTGACGGTTCCGCGGCCGGCAGGACGGTGCCGCCGGCGCTGATTCCGCTGAGTGCTGTCGTCATGGCCGCCTTGCCTCCGGACGTTGCCCCAAGGCGGCGCCGGCGCGGGTTCGCGCGCGGCCGTGGCCGGAAAGTTGTCTCATGCTTGGTGTCCTCCCTTCGAGGCGCGTTGAGTGCCGGTCGCCTTCCGGCCTGTTCCCTGCCTGCATGGAACGCGCGTGGCGGAACGGGAACGCGCCGCCGCGGCCGTCGGCCCCGGCTGCGCGGAAGGCGGGTTTTTTCCGCAAAGGATGTACGTGGAATGCACCGAAGCAGGTGGACGGGTAACAGGGCGGCTGGTAAAACAGGGCGGATGCGACTCGTGAACTGGAACATCCAATGGGGCCGCGGCGTGGACGGCAGGGTAGACCTGGGCCGCATCGTCGATGAGGCCCGGCGGCTGGCGGACTTCGACGTCCTCTGTTTGCAGGAGGTCACGCGCGGCTTTCACGGCGATGCGGGTGCTGGCGGCCTGCCGGGCGGTCCGGACGCCGATCAATTCGCCACGCTCTCGGCGCTGCTGCCCGGGTATACCGTGCTCTGCGGGATAGGCGCGGATCTGCCGCCGGTACGGCCAGGCGCGCCGCGCCGGCAGAACGGCAACGCCATCGCGACGCGCTATCCCGTCGGGCCGGTATTCCGGCACAGCCTGCCGTGGCCGTCCGACCCCGCGGTCAAGTCCATGCCGCGCATGGCGCTGGAGGCCGTGCTGCACAGCGACCTCGGACCGCTGCGCGTGACGACCACCCACC encodes:
- a CDS encoding cupin domain-containing protein — encoded protein: MEVIKGLLGDIDLATGLRALLPRQGCIEVQRDAPGKEHRTHSHPTDETLIIVDGTLTVYADGVDYVCRKGDVIDLPAGTVHGSTASSEGAIYLIAFERLAPSIKERAGQYCGAW
- a CDS encoding endonuclease/exonuclease/phosphatase family protein yields the protein MRLVNWNIQWGRGVDGRVDLGRIVDEARRLADFDVLCLQEVTRGFHGDAGAGGLPGGPDADQFATLSALLPGYTVLCGIGADLPPVRPGAPRRQNGNAIATRYPVGPVFRHSLPWPSDPAVKSMPRMALEAVLHSDLGPLRVTTTHLEFYSPSQRLAQADALRDLHVEACGHAARPSPHGDPDSPFAAVQRPLSALLCGDFNSAVSDPAYRRMLDPMPAGVPSFVDAWLVRHGQAPRAPTVGVHDHVQWPQGPFACDFVFVTPDLAARVVRCDVDAQSAASDHQPIVLEFR
- a CDS encoding helix-turn-helix domain-containing protein, whose protein sequence is MQAPVIAVIAFDRISAFHLSVPCAVFGTYGGVPGAPRFSLKVCSAEGASLATTTSGFSVLTTPSLDITRTADVVVVPSWRDPRETPPAALVDAVAAASARGARIVGLCLGAYVLAAAGILDGRRATTHFAWADHFASQYPRIKVEPSVLYVDDGTVTTSAGTAAGIDCCLHIVRSLYGAKVADFAARRLVVPPHRHGAQAQLPPQPFSTEGAGFRLAELLDWLRGTIVEKHTADTLAERLAMSRRTFNRRFLSLTGCSLSEWLLAERLRLAQKLLETTDLPLEVIATRAGLGSGSSLRQHFSRNFQIAPSAYRRQFKRQA
- the tam gene encoding trans-aconitate 2-methyltransferase; translation: MKGGRAYHRISFGNRKFAMAQDKWSSRQYLIFENERTRPVRDLLAAVPVAEAREVIDLGCGPGNSTEVLAQRFPTANVSGLDSSSDMIAAARKRMPQVNFEVADIHTWKAPTAYDVILSNAVFQWVPGHETVFPALVAKLAQGGSLAIQMPDTMEEPPHRMMRELAADGPWSGKLKDVSQARTALHPAQWYYELLQPHCSRVDIWRTTYYHVLQDGPSAIVEWFKGSALRPFLDPLDEAEKQAYLARYTEMIEKTHRPVADGSVLLPFPRLFMVATR
- a CDS encoding MFS transporter; protein product: MSKAASLSTPSLPLDRDRPTARVYASWILIALAYSIAFMQRLAPQSMLNELSASFSIDAAGLGMLASGYFYGYLAMQIPAGILVDTLGVRRVLLGSLLVSLTGTACFALAHSVPAAFAARLVVACGDALVFTAMLKLVALKFKQSRFGLMSGLSQVSGYLGGAIATTPLAYAVSAVGWRECFTIVACVIAVNLAASAIVFPRTDQAPLAAKELLPRLGQTLRLFRTRLRNAGSWGCAIVFASHFASVTTLSGVWGLPMVRDTLSISKDQASTCILAFLVSNVAGSILLGHLSDRVRNVRRALLWNCLVRAAILLTLLPALLASLGYLYAIACFSVLGFVAGGTVPLVLKAVRKLYSTEMIGIGASFNTTLAGITAALVQPLVGSLLAASATGSPGHLSYTAQGYTGFVLFMAAVSALGCIGAAAMRMAHQA
- a CDS encoding YqcI/YcgG family protein; amino-acid sequence: MKDYLSRIQVQQRHAGGTWQAILFQELASTLNSDTRAFPCIFGVAGYRADQLRYLFLDEDDIEGLARNLRAYVAESRTYGPNTSLIVFFRPRPLLPLEAYRAKFWALLGQLAALDDTEWPAEIPAELDSPHWEFCFAGEPIFVVCNTPAHVQRQSRRASSFMITFQPRWVFDNILGSKRARDASVSKVRDRLATYDMIPPSADLGAYGDPSNREYKQYFLGDDNRPVSGCPFHAMRAADLASETEI
- a CDS encoding NEL-type E3 ubiquitin ligase domain-containing protein, with amino-acid sequence MTTALSGISAGGTVLPAAEPSPRRDEPGLHNLWGLLTVQGDDEPDARHSAQLEAALRIIDGTDIGASLLRALSSCDIPVHERPLIAFVNLDSHRDAALLLDDGSEDDERIIHFGVQWPSVPTDAPFTDSSSYPFDDLLPDELSQRYQAVDLFADLATFFADHTGRPCLAPSLGCVEYSALTFREQLGDEIPSWQYSMEAYLRAPTEAGEKRATVWELVNLWNDANKPEQPLQLNSLDLRECPPLRELPGLTWLILADNALTAFPPGNRLPPTLDRLDLAGNPIAVPPDDYSPGLRHLTLDRTVCDNAGLRAGLPPAVELEEVDADYVESFRAANRFVTEFPETLVGMVPVEEMERAGWSNDVMARLYPKDALEKAAAKWFAPSLSGDIPQAPARAGDAWRRAQGADPNGAAALSALIDRLHAAWSRRPDPVFHQRFAALLAKMCQPGNDQFRDECLSIAREGAASCNDQILYTLNNLHIASLNADVAAGAYDRKPAELMHHAEDMLNVHTLTQFFADLRPELQRRARERHMEFEEVEQWLHLHTRLQGSVHLPDMQFGMQFVNLSLVTDADARAARARIAEARNKGYLEFLAVWAPLQSVIRRVAPRLTERAGQWREHIVNDRGRFYGALDRLMKTDGQLFAAPRQSGMDVFRVGPRMFWTRFERLVHEHLRTIDKRLATAALQRKTIDAPPSGAVDEDLDELRAVMQYTLPQVCRAVNDTIQRLIQVATARDFLNMHGLKLEETIQEAKQPRWFKRLRQEIP